One part of the Anopheles coustani chromosome 2, idAnoCousDA_361_x.2, whole genome shotgun sequence genome encodes these proteins:
- the LOC131266650 gene encoding chromatin assembly factor 1 subunit B, producing the protein MKCQIPEISWHNRDPVLSVDIQPKSANDRDPKYRLASGGTDSHVLIWYMTQNPECGTITLDLAADLTRHQRAVNAVRWSPSGELLASADDESVIFIWKQKGETEIVNILDTVDEQDKETWLTLKILRGHMEDVYDLSWSANSLFLASGSVDNTAIVWDVMRGKSQAILHDHKGFVQGVAWDPKDKYLATLSTDRYFRVFDIQTKRVIARCNKCTLPVPKTHPLRDKTVRLFHDDTLQTFFRRLSFSPDGNLVVCPSGVAEVEGVPKPLNTTYIFTRNSFRQPAITLPSPDQYTVAVRFCPVFFELHPYPENKPPTIPLPYRMIFALATKSSVYLYDTQQKAPFALISNIHYTRLTDLSWSSDGKILIVSSTDGFCSLIFFADDELGKVYDGSTNSNPAESSSAGTKEKTPPKTSSNCVDKVVPSRKNGNEKEKVAQPIAFRRKTKPPAENNQATVVASAVTPEAGPSVQPEPASTGGGVEYIIEKDKIISSAEKFESPSKKDRPVTPIAVRRHPRTPSDTASNDSHPSPAAAPQPSASSSSAAAAAAGSSVGKKAAKPIAIRRHPRALTVDPVKPSVEPTAEEDANDTWPIDQPKPVAKQQQAKLQPPSDTFQMEVDQTEDIMLVVVSDDDDDIGLKQQEAEETKEPANSGDITVETAGSPKTPRRVEFRTISTPKSKKKIL; encoded by the exons ATGAAGTGCCAAATCCCAGAGATATCGTGGCATAACCGTGACCCGGTGCTGAGTGTCGATATTCAACCGAAAAGTGCTAACGATCGCGACCCCAAGTATCGGCTCGCATCTGGCGGTACGGATTCCCATGTGTTG ATCTGGTATATGACACAAAACCCGGAATGTGGTACAATCACGTTAGATCTGGCGGCCGATCTCACCAGGCATCAGCGAGCGGTAAACGCTGTACGCTGGTCCCCTTCCGGAGAGCTTCTGGCATCGGCGGACGATGAAAGTGTAATCTTCATTTGGAAACAGAAAGGAGAAACCGAAATCGTCAATATACTTG ATACGGTCGACGAGCAGGACAAGGAAACGTGGCTTACGCTGAAGATCTTGCGTGGCCACATGGAAGACGTGTACGATCTTTCCTGGTCTGCCAACTCACTGTTCCTCGCCAGCGGCTCGGTGGACAACACGGCCATAGTGTGGGATGTGATGCGTGGAAAGAGCCAGGCCATCCTGCACGACCACAAGGGCTTTGTGCAGGGTGTCGCCTGGGATCCGAAGGACAAGTACCTGGCCACCTTAAGCACGGACCGTTATTTTCGTGTGTTTGACATCCAAACGAAGCGAGTAATTGCGAGGTGCAACAAATGTACGCTACCCGTACCCAAAACACACCCGCTGCGTGATAAAACGGTTCGCTTGTTTCACGATGATACGTTGCAAACGTTTTTCCGCCGCCTGAGCTTTAGCCCAGATGGAAACTTGGTCGTTTGTCCGTCCGGTGTGGCCGAGGTCGAGGGTGTACCGAAGCCGCTAAATACCACCTACATTTTCACGAGGAACTCCTTTCGGCA ACCTGCGATAACGTTACCTTCACCGGATCAGTACACGGTCGCCGTTCGCTTCTGCCCAGTGTTTTTTGAGCTCCATCCGTATCCGGAAAACAAGCCACCTACAATACCGCTGCCGTATCGGATGATATTTGCCCTGGCGACTAAGAGCTCCGTCTATCTGTACGACACGCAGCAAAAGGCACCGTTTGCGCTCATATCCAACATTCACTACACGCGTCTAACCGACCTGTCCTGGTCGTCGGATGGGAAGATTCTCATCGTTTCCAGTACGGACGGGTTTTGTTCGTTGATTTTCTTCGCCGATGACGAGTTGGGCAAGGTGTACGATGGCTCGACGAACAGCAACCCAGCGGAGAGCTCTTCGGccggaacgaaagaaaaaaccccTCCGAAAACATCATCAAATTGTGTGGATAAAGTCGTGCCTTCACGGAAGAATggcaacgaaaaggaaaaagtggcTCAACCGATCGCATTCAGACGGAAGACCAAACCGCCGGCGGAAAACAATCAGGCAACAGTAGTCGCATCGGCCGTCACGCCAGAAGCCGGGCCATCGGTTCAACCCGAACCCGCCAGTACAGGTGGCGGTGTGGAGTATATAATCGAAAAGGATAAAATCATAAGCAGCGCGGAAAAGTTCGAGAGTCCGTCAAAAAAGGATCGGCCTGTTACACCGATCGCCGTACGGCGTCATCCACGGACGCCATCGGATACGGCGTCGAACGACTCGCATCCGTCCCCAGCGGCAGCCCCACAACCTTcagcttcgtcgtcgtcggcggcagcggcggcggcgggctCATCGGTTGGGAAGAAAGCGGCGAAACCGATCGCCATTCGACGGCACCCGCGTGCGCTCACCGTTGATCCGGTGAAGCCATCGGTCGAGCCGACCGCCGAAGAAGACGCGAACGATACGTGGCCCATAGATCAACCGAAACCGGTGGCCAAACAGCAACAGGCAAAGCTACAACCACCTTCCGACACCTTTCAAATGGAAGTAGACCAAACGGAGGACATAATGTTGGTGGTTGtgtcggatgatgatgatgatatcgGGCTGAAACAGCAAGAAGCGGAGGAAACGAAGGAACCGGCCAATAGTGGGGACATCACCGTGGAAACTGCCGGCTCACCGAAGACTCCCCGACGGGTCGAATTCCGGACCATATCGACACCCaaatcgaagaagaaaattttataa
- the LOC131266642 gene encoding neurexin-4 isoform X1: protein MLKFFTRGHWLPRATAVCVLLTIVNLTSAEYYQKDYYSEYDCNEPLLEHAVLSATSQLRERGPENARLNGRSAWTPIENTYFHFLTVDFGERKMVRKVATAGRATTSECVTEYIVQFSDDGELWKSVTDSGGEEQLFKGNHDGDTVRTNSFEVPIIAQWIRINPTRWQNRISLRAELYGCRYESESIYLNGTGLVRYDLLRDPIAATRESIRFRFKTANPNGVLLYSRGTQGDYFALQISKNRMVLNVDLGSKIMTSMSVGSLLDDNIWHDVVISRNRRDIIFSVDRVIVQRRIKGEFDKLNLNREFYIGGVPNLQEGLIIQHNFTGCIENLHFNATNFIREMKDAFYDGEHLRYRMVNVNYNCPEPPINPVTFLTRGSHAKLKGYYSSKQFNVSFAFRTYEEKGLMLHHDFLQGSVQVFLEEGKVKVRLKEDNYEHNPGTILDNYEEQFNDGNWHHLMLTIKKNSLVLSIDERPMETSKLIDITTGSLYYIGGGKTKDGFVGCMRSFAIDGNYRIPTDWKEEEYCCKGEVLFDACHMVDRCNPNPCKHSGVCKQTSMEFTCDCTGTGYAGAVCHTPMNALSCQAYKNVHDVKQRQRIEIDVDGSGPLAPFPVTCEFFSDGRVVTVLSHSSEHTTRVDGFAEPGSFEQNIIYEASLPQIEALLNRSSECWQTLTYACRSSRLFNSPSEAENFRPYAWWVSRHNQAMDYWAGALPGSRKCQCGVVGDCVDPTKWCNCDANLLDWQEDGGDIREKEYLPVWALRFGDTGTPVDEKLGRYTLGPLRCTGDSLFSNVVTFRIADATIDLPPFDMGHSGDIYFEFKTTVENAVMLHARGPTDFIRLDIVGGTKLLFEYQAGTGTQKVYVEMSNKLNDDRWHSVSVERNRKEARLVVDGSTKAEVREPPGPVRALHLNSTLTIGATLDYRDGYVGCIRALLLNGEPVDLRSHAERGLYGVVPGCVGRCESSPCLNNGTCTERYDGFSCDCRWSAFKGPICADEIGVNMRSSSMIKYDFQGAFRSTLSERIRVGFTTTNPKGFLLGFFSNITQEYLTLSISNSGHLKVVFDFGFERQELIYPVKHFGLGQYHDVRFSRKNSGSTVVLLVDNYQPQEYHFDIKDSADAQFNNIEYMYIGKNESMKDGFVGCISRVEFDDIYPLKFLFQESPPPNVRSLGTPLTEDFCGVEPVTHPPIEIETRPPPLIDEDRLRDAYGPDTAILGSVLAVILLLLIIMAILIGRYMNRHKGDYLTQEDKGAEAALDPDDAVVQSTTGHQVTKRKEFFI from the exons atgttaaaattctTCACCCGCGGCCACTGGCTGCCGCGTGCGACAGCGGTTTGTGTGCTGTTAACCATTGTGAATTTAACCTCCGCAG aATACTATCAAAAAGATTACTACTCCGAGTACGACTGCAACGAACCGCTGCTCGAACATGCCGTCCTGTCCGCCACCTCACAGCTGCGAGAACGTGGTCCGGAAAATGCCCGATTGAACG GACGGTCCGCGTGGACGCCGATCGAGAACACGTACTTCCACTTCCTCACGGTGGACTTCGGGGAGCGGAAGATGGTGCGCAAGGTGGCGACCGCCGGCCGGGCGACGACGAGCGAGTGCGTCACCGAGTACATCGTCCAGTTCTCGGACGACGGCGAACTGTGGAAGTCCGTCACCGACAGTGGCGGCGAGGAGCAG CTGTTCAAAGGCAACCATGATGGGGACACGGTCCGAACGAACTCCTTCGAGGTGCCCATCATCGCCCAGTGGATTCGGATCAATCCCACGAGGTGGCAGAATCGGATTTCGCTGCGTGCGGAGCTTTACGGGTGCCGATATG AATCCGAGAGCATTTACCTGAACGGTACCGGGCTTGTGAGGTACGATTTGCTGCGGGATCCGATTGCGGCCACCCGAGAGTCGATCCGGTTCCGCTTCAAGACGGCCAACCCGAACGGGGTGCTGCTGTATTCACGCGGAACCCAGGGCGATTACTTCGCGCTACAGATTAGCAAAAATCGGATGGTGCTGAACGTGGACCTCGGATCGAAAATCATGACGTCGATGTCGGTGGGCAGTCTGCTGGACGACAACATTTGGCACGACGTGGTCATCTCGCGCAACCGGCGCGACATAATCTTCAGCGTCGATCGAGTGATCGTGCAGCGGCGCATCAAGGGAGAGTTCGATAAGCTCAACCTGAATCGAGAG TTCTACATCGGTGGCGTACCGAACCTGCAGGAGGGTCTCATCATCCAGCACAACTTCACCGGTTGTATCGAAAATTTGCACTTCAACGCCACGAACTTTATCCGCGAAATGAAGGACGCGTTCTACGACGGCGAACACCTGCGCTACCGGATGGTGAACGTGAACTACAACTGCCCCGAGCCCCCGATCAACCCGGTCACGTTCCTGACGCGCGGCTCGCACGCCAAGCTGAAGGGCTACTACAGCTCGAAGCAGTTCAACGTCAGCTTCGCGTTCCGGACGTACGAGGAGAAGGGCCTGATGCTGCACCACGATTTCCTGCAGGGTTCGGTGCAGGTGTTCCTCGAGGAGGGCAAGGTGAAGGTGCGCCTAAAGGAGGACAACTACGAGCACAACCCGGGCACGATACTGGACAACTACGAGGAGCAGTTCAACGACGGCAACTGGCATCATCTGATGCTGACGATTAAGAAGAACAGCTTGGTGCTGAGCATCGACGAGCGTCCGATGGAAACGTCCAA ATTGATCGACATAACGACGGGCAGTCTGTACTATATCGGTGGCGGTAAGACGAAGGATGGCTTTGTTGGCTGTATGCGATCGTTCGCGATCGATGGGAACTACCGCATCCCGACCGACTGGAAGGAGGAAGAGTACTGCTGCAAGGGCGAGGTCCTGTTTGATGCGTGCCACATGGTCGACCGGTGCAATCCGAACCCGTGCAAGCACAGCGGTGTGTGCAAGCAGACGTCGATGGAGTTTACGTGCGATTGCACCGGCACCGGGTACGCCGGGGCCGTCTGCCATACGCCCATGAACGCGCTCTCCTGTCAGGCGTACAAGAACGTGCACGACGTGAAGCAACGTCAGCGTATCGAGATCGACGTCGATGGCAGTGGCCCGCTCGCACCGTTCCCGGTGACGTGCGAATTTTTCTCCGACGGCCGAGTGGTGACGGTGTTGAGCCACAGCTCGGAGCATACGACGCGGGTGGACGGGTTTGCCGAGCCGGGTTCGTTCGAGCAGAACATCATCTACGAGGCGAGTTTGCCGCAGATCGAGGCCCTGTTGAACCGATCGAGCGAATGCTGGCAAACGCTGACGTACGCGTGTCGTTCGTCGCGGCTTTTCAATTCACCGTCCGAGGCGGAAAACTTCCGCCCGTACGCGTGGTGGGTTTCGCGGCACAATCAAGCCATGGACTACTGGGCCGGTGCGCTGCCCGGTTCGCGCAAATGCCAGTGTGGCGTGGTCGGGGACTGCGTGGACCCGACGAAGTGGTGCAACTGCGACGCGAACCTGCTCGACTGGCAGGAGGACGGTGGGGACATCCGGGAGAAGGAGTACCTGCCGGTGTGGGCATTGCGTTTCGGTGACACGGGCACGCCGGTGGACGAGAAGCTCGGTCGGTACACGCTCGGCCCGTTGCGCTGCACCGGCGACAGTCTGTTCAGTAATGTGGTCACGTTCCGCATCGCGGACGCCACCATCGACCTGCCCCCGTTCGACATGGGACACTCGGGTGATATCTACTTCGAGTTCAAGACCACCGTCGAGAACGCGGTGATGCTGCACGCACGCGGTCCGACCGATTTCATCCGGCTGGACATTGTCGGGGGTACGAAGCTGCTATTCGAGTACCAGGCCGGCACCGGAACGCAGAAGGTGTACGTGGAGATGAGCAACAAGCTGAACGACGATCGATGGCATTCGGTGAGCGTGGAGAGAAACCGCAAAGAGGcccggctggtggtggacggtTCGACGAAGGCGGAAGTGCGTGAACCACCCGGTCCGGTTCGTGCCCTGCACCTCAACTCGACGCTTACGATCGGAGCCACGTTGGACTATCGCGATGGCTACGTCGGTTGCATTCGAGCGCTGCTGCTTAACGGTGAACCGGTTGACCTTCGTTCGCATGCCGAACGGGGACTTTATGGTGTCGTTCCGGGGTGCGTGGGACGTTGTGAGTCGAGTCCGTGTCTCAACAACGGTACCTGCACCGAGCGGTACGACGGATTCAGTTGCGATTGTCGCTGGAGTGCTTTCAAGGGACCGATTTGTGCCGATG AAATCGGCGTGAATATGCGTTCGTCTTCGATGATCAAGTACGACTTCCAGGGTGCCTTCCGTTCGACACTGTCCGAGCGTATCCGTGTCGGGTTCACCACGACCAACCCGAAGGGCTTCCTGCTCGGGTTCTTCTCCAACATCACGCAAGAGTACCTCACGCTCAGTATCTCCAACTCGGGCCATCTGAAGGTGGTGTTTGACTTCGGGTTCGAGCGGCAGGAACTTATCTACCCGGTGAAACACTTCGGGCTCGGCCAGTACCACGATGTGCGCTTCTCGCGTAAGAACTCCGGCTCGacggtggtgctgctggtggacAACTATCAACCGCAGGAGTACCACTTCGACATCAAGGACTCGGCCGACGCCCAGTTCAACAACATCGAGTACATGTACATCGGCAAGAACGAGTCGATGAAGGATGGGTTCGTGGGGTGCATTTCGCGCGTCGAGTTCGACGACATCTACCCGCTGAAGTTCCTGTTCCAGGAGAGTCCCCCACCGAACGTGCGCTCGCTCGGAACGCCCCTGACGGAGGACTTTTGCGGTGTGGAACCGGTGACGCATCCGccgatcgaaatcgaaaccCGTCCCCCGCCGCTGATCGACGAGGATAGGCTTCGTGATGCGTATGGTCCCGATACGGCCATCCTTGGAA GTGTTTTGGCCGtcattctgctgctgctgatcatCATGGCCATACTGATCGGTCGGTACATGAACCGCCACAAGGGTGACTACCTCACGCAGGAGGACAAGGGTGCCGAGGCGGCCCTCGATCCGGACGATGCCGTCGTCCAGTCGACCACCGGACACCAAGTCACGAAGCGAAAGGAATTCTTCATCTAA
- the LOC131266668 gene encoding L-aminoadipate-semialdehyde dehydrogenase-phosphopantetheinyl transferase, translated as MSLRKGGHVRWAFDLGGWRPSLADLVLATACIQPEEKIRLQRFVFRDDFNASLIGRLMMRRFVHLATDLAYDEIAFDRDTKGKPFLKNEGVAVDFNVSHQGRYAVLAGLATSRTAGNAAPTKIGCDVMKIEYGGGKSLDEFFRLMTRNFSDEEWQYIRSRGDEPAQLEAFMRNWCLKESYVKNVGVGITIDLRKISFRMRSDLLARDRVASDTTLRVNDEPMQSWRFEESLIDRDHCVAVSLENAPAEEDLSGNCFEIIDFKTLVEGHRPLLAIDENYCEGIISKEYKKAK; from the coding sequence ATGTCGCTACGGAAGGGAGGCCATGTACGGTGGGCGTTCGATCTCGGCGGCTGGCGACCTAGTTTGGCGGATCTGGTGCTAGCGACGGCCTGCATCCAGCCGGAGGAGAAGATTCGCCTGCAGCGGTTCGTATTTCGCGATGACTTCAATGCGTCGCTCATCGGGCGGCTGATGATGCGCCGCTTCGTCCATCTAGCGACCGACCTGGCGTACGACGAGATCGCGTTCGATCGCGACACCAAGGGAAAACCGTTTCTGAAGAACGAGGGCGTGGCCGTCGATTTCAACGTTTCGCATCAGGGTCGGTACGCGGTGCTGGCCGGGCTTGCGACGAGCAGAACCGCCGGGAATGCGGCGCCCACCAAGATCGGCTGCGATGTGATGAAGATCGAGTACGGTGGCGGGAAATCGCTGGACGAATTCTTCCGCCTGATGACGAGAAACTTTTCCGACGAAGAGTGGCAGTACATCCGAAGCCGCGGGGACGAACCGGCCCAGCTGGAGGCGTTCATGCGCAACTGGTGCCTGAAGGAGAGTTACGTGAAAAACGTTGGCGTGGGGATTACGATTGATCTGAGGAAAATTAGCTTCCGGATGCGCTCGGACCTGTTGGCTCGCGATCGAGTCGCCAGCGATACGACGCTGCGCGTCAACGACGAACCGATGCAGAGCTGGCGCTTCGAGGAATCGCTGATCGATCGGGATCACTGCGTCGCGGTCTCGCTGGAAAATGCGCCCGCCGAGGAAGATCTGAGTGGCAATTGCTTTGAGATTATCGATTTTAAAACGCTCGTCGAGGGCCACCGGCCACTGCTGGCCATCGATGAGAACTACTGCGAGGGTATTATAAGCAAGGAGTATAAGAAGGCCAAGTAA
- the LOC131266642 gene encoding neurexin-4 isoform X2: MLKFFTRGHWLPRATAVCVLLTIVNLTSAEYYQKDYYSEYDCNEPLLEHAVLSATSQLRERGPENARLNGGNAWTAQQSDFDQQFVIDLGDVRNVTRIETQGRPHSSEYLTEYTISYGFNGLDYIDYREPGGNTKLFKGNHDGDTVRTNSFEVPIIAQWIRINPTRWQNRISLRAELYGCRYESESIYLNGTGLVRYDLLRDPIAATRESIRFRFKTANPNGVLLYSRGTQGDYFALQISKNRMVLNVDLGSKIMTSMSVGSLLDDNIWHDVVISRNRRDIIFSVDRVIVQRRIKGEFDKLNLNREFYIGGVPNLQEGLIIQHNFTGCIENLHFNATNFIREMKDAFYDGEHLRYRMVNVNYNCPEPPINPVTFLTRGSHAKLKGYYSSKQFNVSFAFRTYEEKGLMLHHDFLQGSVQVFLEEGKVKVRLKEDNYEHNPGTILDNYEEQFNDGNWHHLMLTIKKNSLVLSIDERPMETSKLIDITTGSLYYIGGGKTKDGFVGCMRSFAIDGNYRIPTDWKEEEYCCKGEVLFDACHMVDRCNPNPCKHSGVCKQTSMEFTCDCTGTGYAGAVCHTPMNALSCQAYKNVHDVKQRQRIEIDVDGSGPLAPFPVTCEFFSDGRVVTVLSHSSEHTTRVDGFAEPGSFEQNIIYEASLPQIEALLNRSSECWQTLTYACRSSRLFNSPSEAENFRPYAWWVSRHNQAMDYWAGALPGSRKCQCGVVGDCVDPTKWCNCDANLLDWQEDGGDIREKEYLPVWALRFGDTGTPVDEKLGRYTLGPLRCTGDSLFSNVVTFRIADATIDLPPFDMGHSGDIYFEFKTTVENAVMLHARGPTDFIRLDIVGGTKLLFEYQAGTGTQKVYVEMSNKLNDDRWHSVSVERNRKEARLVVDGSTKAEVREPPGPVRALHLNSTLTIGATLDYRDGYVGCIRALLLNGEPVDLRSHAERGLYGVVPGCVGRCESSPCLNNGTCTERYDGFSCDCRWSAFKGPICADEIGVNMRSSSMIKYDFQGAFRSTLSERIRVGFTTTNPKGFLLGFFSNITQEYLTLSISNSGHLKVVFDFGFERQELIYPVKHFGLGQYHDVRFSRKNSGSTVVLLVDNYQPQEYHFDIKDSADAQFNNIEYMYIGKNESMKDGFVGCISRVEFDDIYPLKFLFQESPPPNVRSLGTPLTEDFCGVEPVTHPPIEIETRPPPLIDEDRLRDAYGPDTAILGSVLAVILLLLIIMAILIGRYMNRHKGDYLTQEDKGAEAALDPDDAVVQSTTGHQVTKRKEFFI, from the exons atgttaaaattctTCACCCGCGGCCACTGGCTGCCGCGTGCGACAGCGGTTTGTGTGCTGTTAACCATTGTGAATTTAACCTCCGCAG aATACTATCAAAAAGATTACTACTCCGAGTACGACTGCAACGAACCGCTGCTCGAACATGCCGTCCTGTCCGCCACCTCACAGCTGCGAGAACGTGGTCCGGAAAATGCCCGATTGAACG GTGGCAACGCCTGGACCGCCCAGCAGTCCGACTTCGACCAGCAGTTCGTGATCGATCTGGGCGACGTGCGCAACGTCACGCGCATCGAAACGCAGGGCCGGCCGCACAGCAGCGAGTACCTGACCGAGTACACCATCAGCTACGGCTTCAACGGGCTCGACTATATCGACTACAGGGAGCCGGGCGGCAACACCAAG CTGTTCAAAGGCAACCATGATGGGGACACGGTCCGAACGAACTCCTTCGAGGTGCCCATCATCGCCCAGTGGATTCGGATCAATCCCACGAGGTGGCAGAATCGGATTTCGCTGCGTGCGGAGCTTTACGGGTGCCGATATG AATCCGAGAGCATTTACCTGAACGGTACCGGGCTTGTGAGGTACGATTTGCTGCGGGATCCGATTGCGGCCACCCGAGAGTCGATCCGGTTCCGCTTCAAGACGGCCAACCCGAACGGGGTGCTGCTGTATTCACGCGGAACCCAGGGCGATTACTTCGCGCTACAGATTAGCAAAAATCGGATGGTGCTGAACGTGGACCTCGGATCGAAAATCATGACGTCGATGTCGGTGGGCAGTCTGCTGGACGACAACATTTGGCACGACGTGGTCATCTCGCGCAACCGGCGCGACATAATCTTCAGCGTCGATCGAGTGATCGTGCAGCGGCGCATCAAGGGAGAGTTCGATAAGCTCAACCTGAATCGAGAG TTCTACATCGGTGGCGTACCGAACCTGCAGGAGGGTCTCATCATCCAGCACAACTTCACCGGTTGTATCGAAAATTTGCACTTCAACGCCACGAACTTTATCCGCGAAATGAAGGACGCGTTCTACGACGGCGAACACCTGCGCTACCGGATGGTGAACGTGAACTACAACTGCCCCGAGCCCCCGATCAACCCGGTCACGTTCCTGACGCGCGGCTCGCACGCCAAGCTGAAGGGCTACTACAGCTCGAAGCAGTTCAACGTCAGCTTCGCGTTCCGGACGTACGAGGAGAAGGGCCTGATGCTGCACCACGATTTCCTGCAGGGTTCGGTGCAGGTGTTCCTCGAGGAGGGCAAGGTGAAGGTGCGCCTAAAGGAGGACAACTACGAGCACAACCCGGGCACGATACTGGACAACTACGAGGAGCAGTTCAACGACGGCAACTGGCATCATCTGATGCTGACGATTAAGAAGAACAGCTTGGTGCTGAGCATCGACGAGCGTCCGATGGAAACGTCCAA ATTGATCGACATAACGACGGGCAGTCTGTACTATATCGGTGGCGGTAAGACGAAGGATGGCTTTGTTGGCTGTATGCGATCGTTCGCGATCGATGGGAACTACCGCATCCCGACCGACTGGAAGGAGGAAGAGTACTGCTGCAAGGGCGAGGTCCTGTTTGATGCGTGCCACATGGTCGACCGGTGCAATCCGAACCCGTGCAAGCACAGCGGTGTGTGCAAGCAGACGTCGATGGAGTTTACGTGCGATTGCACCGGCACCGGGTACGCCGGGGCCGTCTGCCATACGCCCATGAACGCGCTCTCCTGTCAGGCGTACAAGAACGTGCACGACGTGAAGCAACGTCAGCGTATCGAGATCGACGTCGATGGCAGTGGCCCGCTCGCACCGTTCCCGGTGACGTGCGAATTTTTCTCCGACGGCCGAGTGGTGACGGTGTTGAGCCACAGCTCGGAGCATACGACGCGGGTGGACGGGTTTGCCGAGCCGGGTTCGTTCGAGCAGAACATCATCTACGAGGCGAGTTTGCCGCAGATCGAGGCCCTGTTGAACCGATCGAGCGAATGCTGGCAAACGCTGACGTACGCGTGTCGTTCGTCGCGGCTTTTCAATTCACCGTCCGAGGCGGAAAACTTCCGCCCGTACGCGTGGTGGGTTTCGCGGCACAATCAAGCCATGGACTACTGGGCCGGTGCGCTGCCCGGTTCGCGCAAATGCCAGTGTGGCGTGGTCGGGGACTGCGTGGACCCGACGAAGTGGTGCAACTGCGACGCGAACCTGCTCGACTGGCAGGAGGACGGTGGGGACATCCGGGAGAAGGAGTACCTGCCGGTGTGGGCATTGCGTTTCGGTGACACGGGCACGCCGGTGGACGAGAAGCTCGGTCGGTACACGCTCGGCCCGTTGCGCTGCACCGGCGACAGTCTGTTCAGTAATGTGGTCACGTTCCGCATCGCGGACGCCACCATCGACCTGCCCCCGTTCGACATGGGACACTCGGGTGATATCTACTTCGAGTTCAAGACCACCGTCGAGAACGCGGTGATGCTGCACGCACGCGGTCCGACCGATTTCATCCGGCTGGACATTGTCGGGGGTACGAAGCTGCTATTCGAGTACCAGGCCGGCACCGGAACGCAGAAGGTGTACGTGGAGATGAGCAACAAGCTGAACGACGATCGATGGCATTCGGTGAGCGTGGAGAGAAACCGCAAAGAGGcccggctggtggtggacggtTCGACGAAGGCGGAAGTGCGTGAACCACCCGGTCCGGTTCGTGCCCTGCACCTCAACTCGACGCTTACGATCGGAGCCACGTTGGACTATCGCGATGGCTACGTCGGTTGCATTCGAGCGCTGCTGCTTAACGGTGAACCGGTTGACCTTCGTTCGCATGCCGAACGGGGACTTTATGGTGTCGTTCCGGGGTGCGTGGGACGTTGTGAGTCGAGTCCGTGTCTCAACAACGGTACCTGCACCGAGCGGTACGACGGATTCAGTTGCGATTGTCGCTGGAGTGCTTTCAAGGGACCGATTTGTGCCGATG AAATCGGCGTGAATATGCGTTCGTCTTCGATGATCAAGTACGACTTCCAGGGTGCCTTCCGTTCGACACTGTCCGAGCGTATCCGTGTCGGGTTCACCACGACCAACCCGAAGGGCTTCCTGCTCGGGTTCTTCTCCAACATCACGCAAGAGTACCTCACGCTCAGTATCTCCAACTCGGGCCATCTGAAGGTGGTGTTTGACTTCGGGTTCGAGCGGCAGGAACTTATCTACCCGGTGAAACACTTCGGGCTCGGCCAGTACCACGATGTGCGCTTCTCGCGTAAGAACTCCGGCTCGacggtggtgctgctggtggacAACTATCAACCGCAGGAGTACCACTTCGACATCAAGGACTCGGCCGACGCCCAGTTCAACAACATCGAGTACATGTACATCGGCAAGAACGAGTCGATGAAGGATGGGTTCGTGGGGTGCATTTCGCGCGTCGAGTTCGACGACATCTACCCGCTGAAGTTCCTGTTCCAGGAGAGTCCCCCACCGAACGTGCGCTCGCTCGGAACGCCCCTGACGGAGGACTTTTGCGGTGTGGAACCGGTGACGCATCCGccgatcgaaatcgaaaccCGTCCCCCGCCGCTGATCGACGAGGATAGGCTTCGTGATGCGTATGGTCCCGATACGGCCATCCTTGGAA GTGTTTTGGCCGtcattctgctgctgctgatcatCATGGCCATACTGATCGGTCGGTACATGAACCGCCACAAGGGTGACTACCTCACGCAGGAGGACAAGGGTGCCGAGGCGGCCCTCGATCCGGACGATGCCGTCGTCCAGTCGACCACCGGACACCAAGTCACGAAGCGAAAGGAATTCTTCATCTAA